The Rhododendron vialii isolate Sample 1 chromosome 5a, ASM3025357v1 genome contains a region encoding:
- the LOC131325932 gene encoding leucine-rich repeat extensin-like protein 4: MFCTETINHIENPLTPSPCPFPNAAKTSRAKGTLFLHQKMAKSFFCFLCFLLLQIVTTQSHLSGGVSISIGGVRGAVWIGRGITAPPDSKQSRVYTALQAWKSAITDDPNMVLDTWVGSNVCGYTGVFCVDPQDGLGDPTGPTIAGIDLNHANLQGVLVKELSLVTDMSLLHLNSNRFTGVIPDTFKDLPFLTELDLSNNQFSGPFPSPSLLIPNLEFLDLRFNNFSGPIPEAIFDTRFDAIFLNNNQFEGQIPSNLGNSPASVITLANNRFSGNIPFSLANVGPRLKEILFVNNQLTGCIPEGIGFWQDLRVLDVSRNSLSGHLPGSISCLNDIEVLNLAHNRFSGELSDLVCSQGSLVELTVTSNFFSDLGHECGKLSNRNVHFDFSGNCFPWQQRQRLEPECSVIPRGGLNCPRIPGSRPIFCGAFDVT; this comes from the coding sequence ATGTTTTGCACAGAAACAATAAATCACATTGAAAACCCATTAACACCATCACCTTGCCCCTTCCCCAATGCTGCAAAAACTTCTAGGGCAAAAGGCACATTATTTCTTCACCAGAAAATGGCGAAGAGCTTCTTTTGTTTCCTGTGTTTTCTCCTCCTCCAAATAGTCACAACCCAATCCCACCTGAGTGGTGGTGTTTCCATCAGCATTGGCGGAGTTCGGGGAGCTGTTTGGATAGGCAGAGGAATCACAGCCCCGCCTGATTCGAAGCAAAGCCGGGTTTACACCGCTCTTCAGGCATGGAAATCTGCAATCACAGATGACCCAAACATGGTTTTGGACACTTGGGTGGGATCAAATGTGTGTGGCTACACGGGAGTCTTCTGTGTGGATCCTCAAGATGGATTGGGTGACCCAACTGGACCTACAATTGCAGGCATAGATCTAAACCATGCAAATCTCCAGGGCGTTTTGGTCAAAGAACTGTCTCTCGTCACAGACATGTCCCTTCTTCACCTAAACAGCAACAGGTTCACAGGCGTAATACCTGACACTTTCAAGGATCTCCCTTTTCTAACTGAATTGGACCTTAGCAACAACCAGTTTTCGGGTCCGTTTCCATCCCCGTCTCTCCTCATTCCGAACCTCGAATTCTTAGACCTGAGGTTCAACAACTTCTCAGGGCCTATCCCTGAAGCTATCTTTGATACAAGGTTCGATGCCATTTTCCTAAACAATAACCAGTttgaggggcaaataccttcaAATTTAGGGAATTCCCCTGCTTCTGTGATAACTTTGGCTAACAACAGATTTTCCGGTAACATACCATTTAGTCTGGCAAACGTTGGTCCAAGATTAAAGGAGATTTTGTTCGTAAATAATCAGCTGACGGGTTGTATTCCGGAGGGGATTGGGTTTTGGCAAGATTTGAGAGTTTTGGACGTAAGTCGTAATTCGCTGTCAGGTCATTTGCCTGGCTCCATTTCTTGCTTGAACGACATTGAAGTCCTTAATTTGGCTCACAACAGGTTCTCCGGAGAACTGTCTGATTTGGTTTGCTCACAGGGGAGCCTTGTGGAATTGACTGTCACTAGCAATTTCTTTAGTGATTTAGGCCATGAATGTGGGAAATTGTCAAATAGGAATGTGCATTTTGATTTCTCAGGCAATTGTTTTCCGTGGCAGCAAAGGCAGAGGCTTGAACCAGAGTGCTCTGTGATCCCTAGAGGTGGGTTAaattgccctaggattcctggATCAAGGCCTATTTTCTGTGGGGCATTCGATGTAACTTAA
- the LOC131325928 gene encoding phosphatidylglycerophosphate phosphatase PTPMT2-like isoform X5, with the protein MKIEELLDDAVESDGRSCYSQDRQIVKVDAKRAIVGAGARILFYPTLLYNVFRNKIQAEFRWWDEIDQYLLLGAVPFPKDVPRLKLLGVGGVITLNEPYETLVSTSLYHAHGIDHLVIPTRDYLFAPSFVDINRAVDFIHKNSSCGRTTYVHCKAGRGRSTTIVLCYLVEYKQMSPADALEYVRSRRPRVLLAPSQWKAVQEYKQHLLASTPHSPSSGDAVLITKADLEGYRSSGDEDHKKELAIVPRMARSNPMIARLSCLFASLRVSGGCGPVPRQLTERHVLAKA; encoded by the exons ATGAAGATCGAGGAGTTGTTGGACGACGCCGTCGAATCGGACGGGAGGAGTTGTTACAGTCAAGATCGACAGATTGTTAAAGTCGACGCAAAGAGAGCGATCGTCGGAGCCGGGGCTCGGATTTTGTTTTACCCGACCCTCTTGTACAACGTTTTCAGGAACAAGATTCAGGCAGAGTTCAGATGGTGGGACGAAATTGATCAG TATCTATTGTTGGGGGCGGTTCCATTCCCTAAGGATGTTCCACGTTTGAAGCTACTTGGTGTTGGTGGTGTCATCACCCTTAATGAGCCTTATGAAACATTGGTTTCGACTTCATTGTACCAT GCCCATGGGATAGACCATTTGGTCATTCCCACGAGAGACTACCTCTTTGCTCCTTCATTTGTCGATATTAATCGGGCTGTTGATTTCATTCACA AGAATTCATCTTGTGGGAGGACTACTTATGTCCACTGTAAAGCTGGGCGGGGAAGGAGCACAACCATTGTGCTTTGCTATCTT GTGGAGTATAAGCAGATGTCTCCTGCTGATGCCCTGGAATACGTGCGTTCTAGACGACCTCGAGTGCTTTTGGCTCCGTCACAGTGGAAG GCAGTCCAAGAATACAAGCAGCACCTATTAGCTTCTACTCCTCACTCTCCCTCCTCTGGGGATGCAGTTTTGATTACGAAAGCCGATTTAGAAGGCTACCGTAGCTCTGGTGATGAAGATCACAAAAAGGAGTTGGCAATTGTCCCGAGAATGGCTAGGTCTAACCCAATGATTGCAAGGCTTTCCTGTCTCTTCGCTTCTTTGAGAGTCTCCGGTGGTTGTGGACCTGTTCCTAGGCAGCTGACTGAGAGGCACGTGCTTGCTAAGGCCTAA
- the LOC131325931 gene encoding chorismate synthase 1, chloroplastic-like — MANSSLPTKQFLSAQSSSDYRSLQRRGHLNLPSPALKFSSPRSRHKKLVIQAAGNTFGTYFRVTKFGESHGGGVGCVIDGCPPRLPISEADMLVELNRR, encoded by the exons ATGGCGAATTCTTCCCTCCCCACCAAACAATTCCTCTCCGCCCAATCCTCGTCGGACTACCGATCTTTGCAACGGCGCGGTCACCTCAATCTCCCGTCTCCAGCCCTCAAATTCTCTAGTCCTCGATCCCGCCACAAGAAGCTCG TAATACAGGCAGCTGGGAATACATTTGGAACTTACTTCCGTGTTACCAAATTTGGAGAATCtcatggtggtggtgttggttgtGTAATTGATGGATGCCCTCCTAGGCTTCCAATTTCTGAAGCTGATATGCTAGTAGAGCTCAACAGAAGGTAA
- the LOC131325928 gene encoding phosphatidylglycerophosphate phosphatase PTPMT2-like isoform X4 — protein sequence MKIEELLDDAVESDGRSCYSQDRQIVKVDAKRAIVGAGARILFYPTLLYNVFRNKIQAEFRWWDEIDQYLLLGAVPFPKDVPRLKLLGVGGVITLNEPYETLVSTSLYHAHGIDHLVIPTRDYLFAPSFVDINRAVDFIHKNSSCGRTTYVHCKAGRGRSTTIVLCYLVEYKQMSPADALEYVRSRRPRVLLAPSQWKAVQEYKQHLLASTPHSPSSGDAVLITKADLEGYRSSGDEDHKKELAIVPRMARSNPMIARLSCLFASLRVSGGCGPVPRQLTERHVLAKGIRSSEGSCLYRVLVEIA from the exons ATGAAGATCGAGGAGTTGTTGGACGACGCCGTCGAATCGGACGGGAGGAGTTGTTACAGTCAAGATCGACAGATTGTTAAAGTCGACGCAAAGAGAGCGATCGTCGGAGCCGGGGCTCGGATTTTGTTTTACCCGACCCTCTTGTACAACGTTTTCAGGAACAAGATTCAGGCAGAGTTCAGATGGTGGGACGAAATTGATCAG TATCTATTGTTGGGGGCGGTTCCATTCCCTAAGGATGTTCCACGTTTGAAGCTACTTGGTGTTGGTGGTGTCATCACCCTTAATGAGCCTTATGAAACATTGGTTTCGACTTCATTGTACCAT GCCCATGGGATAGACCATTTGGTCATTCCCACGAGAGACTACCTCTTTGCTCCTTCATTTGTCGATATTAATCGGGCTGTTGATTTCATTCACA AGAATTCATCTTGTGGGAGGACTACTTATGTCCACTGTAAAGCTGGGCGGGGAAGGAGCACAACCATTGTGCTTTGCTATCTT GTGGAGTATAAGCAGATGTCTCCTGCTGATGCCCTGGAATACGTGCGTTCTAGACGACCTCGAGTGCTTTTGGCTCCGTCACAGTGGAAG GCAGTCCAAGAATACAAGCAGCACCTATTAGCTTCTACTCCTCACTCTCCCTCCTCTGGGGATGCAGTTTTGATTACGAAAGCCGATTTAGAAGGCTACCGTAGCTCTGGTGATGAAGATCACAAAAAGGAGTTGGCAATTGTCCCGAGAATGGCTAGGTCTAACCCAATGATTGCAAGGCTTTCCTGTCTCTTCGCTTCTTTGAGAGTCTCCGGTGGTTGTGGACCTGTTCCTAGGCAGCTGACTGAGAGGCACGTGCTTGCTAAG GGCATCCGTAGTAGTGAAGGCAGTTGCTTGTACAGAGTGTTGGTGGAAATAGCATAA
- the LOC131325928 gene encoding phosphatidylglycerophosphate phosphatase PTPMT2-like isoform X2, which produces MKIEELLDDAVESDGRSCYSQDRQIVKVDAKRAIVGAGARILFYPTLLYNVFRNKIQAEFRWWDEIDQDCLAWRLLWRLEAPRWIEYLLLGAVPFPKDVPRLKLLGVGGVITLNEPYETLVSTSLYHAHGIDHLVIPTRDYLFAPSFVDINRAVDFIHKNSSCGRTTYVHCKAGRGRSTTIVLCYLVEYKQMSPADALEYVRSRRPRVLLAPSQWKAVQEYKQHLLASTPHSPSSGDAVLITKADLEGYRSSGDEDHKKELAIVPRMARSNPMIARLSCLFASLRVSGGCGPVPRQLTERHVLAKA; this is translated from the exons ATGAAGATCGAGGAGTTGTTGGACGACGCCGTCGAATCGGACGGGAGGAGTTGTTACAGTCAAGATCGACAGATTGTTAAAGTCGACGCAAAGAGAGCGATCGTCGGAGCCGGGGCTCGGATTTTGTTTTACCCGACCCTCTTGTACAACGTTTTCAGGAACAAGATTCAGGCAGAGTTCAGATGGTGGGACGAAATTGATCAG GATTGCTTGGCTTGGAGGCTACTCTGGCGTCTTGAAGCTCCAAGATGGATTGAG TATCTATTGTTGGGGGCGGTTCCATTCCCTAAGGATGTTCCACGTTTGAAGCTACTTGGTGTTGGTGGTGTCATCACCCTTAATGAGCCTTATGAAACATTGGTTTCGACTTCATTGTACCAT GCCCATGGGATAGACCATTTGGTCATTCCCACGAGAGACTACCTCTTTGCTCCTTCATTTGTCGATATTAATCGGGCTGTTGATTTCATTCACA AGAATTCATCTTGTGGGAGGACTACTTATGTCCACTGTAAAGCTGGGCGGGGAAGGAGCACAACCATTGTGCTTTGCTATCTT GTGGAGTATAAGCAGATGTCTCCTGCTGATGCCCTGGAATACGTGCGTTCTAGACGACCTCGAGTGCTTTTGGCTCCGTCACAGTGGAAG GCAGTCCAAGAATACAAGCAGCACCTATTAGCTTCTACTCCTCACTCTCCCTCCTCTGGGGATGCAGTTTTGATTACGAAAGCCGATTTAGAAGGCTACCGTAGCTCTGGTGATGAAGATCACAAAAAGGAGTTGGCAATTGTCCCGAGAATGGCTAGGTCTAACCCAATGATTGCAAGGCTTTCCTGTCTCTTCGCTTCTTTGAGAGTCTCCGGTGGTTGTGGACCTGTTCCTAGGCAGCTGACTGAGAGGCACGTGCTTGCTAAGGCCTAA
- the LOC131325928 gene encoding phosphatidylglycerophosphate phosphatase PTPMT2-like isoform X1, with product MKIEELLDDAVESDGRSCYSQDRQIVKVDAKRAIVGAGARILFYPTLLYNVFRNKIQAEFRWWDEIDQDCLAWRLLWRLEAPRWIEYLLLGAVPFPKDVPRLKLLGVGGVITLNEPYETLVSTSLYHAHGIDHLVIPTRDYLFAPSFVDINRAVDFIHKNSSCGRTTYVHCKAGRGRSTTIVLCYLVEYKQMSPADALEYVRSRRPRVLLAPSQWKAVQEYKQHLLASTPHSPSSGDAVLITKADLEGYRSSGDEDHKKELAIVPRMARSNPMIARLSCLFASLRVSGGCGPVPRQLTERHVLAKGIRSSEGSCLYRVLVEIA from the exons ATGAAGATCGAGGAGTTGTTGGACGACGCCGTCGAATCGGACGGGAGGAGTTGTTACAGTCAAGATCGACAGATTGTTAAAGTCGACGCAAAGAGAGCGATCGTCGGAGCCGGGGCTCGGATTTTGTTTTACCCGACCCTCTTGTACAACGTTTTCAGGAACAAGATTCAGGCAGAGTTCAGATGGTGGGACGAAATTGATCAG GATTGCTTGGCTTGGAGGCTACTCTGGCGTCTTGAAGCTCCAAGATGGATTGAG TATCTATTGTTGGGGGCGGTTCCATTCCCTAAGGATGTTCCACGTTTGAAGCTACTTGGTGTTGGTGGTGTCATCACCCTTAATGAGCCTTATGAAACATTGGTTTCGACTTCATTGTACCAT GCCCATGGGATAGACCATTTGGTCATTCCCACGAGAGACTACCTCTTTGCTCCTTCATTTGTCGATATTAATCGGGCTGTTGATTTCATTCACA AGAATTCATCTTGTGGGAGGACTACTTATGTCCACTGTAAAGCTGGGCGGGGAAGGAGCACAACCATTGTGCTTTGCTATCTT GTGGAGTATAAGCAGATGTCTCCTGCTGATGCCCTGGAATACGTGCGTTCTAGACGACCTCGAGTGCTTTTGGCTCCGTCACAGTGGAAG GCAGTCCAAGAATACAAGCAGCACCTATTAGCTTCTACTCCTCACTCTCCCTCCTCTGGGGATGCAGTTTTGATTACGAAAGCCGATTTAGAAGGCTACCGTAGCTCTGGTGATGAAGATCACAAAAAGGAGTTGGCAATTGTCCCGAGAATGGCTAGGTCTAACCCAATGATTGCAAGGCTTTCCTGTCTCTTCGCTTCTTTGAGAGTCTCCGGTGGTTGTGGACCTGTTCCTAGGCAGCTGACTGAGAGGCACGTGCTTGCTAAG GGCATCCGTAGTAGTGAAGGCAGTTGCTTGTACAGAGTGTTGGTGGAAATAGCATAA